A window of Deltaproteobacteria bacterium contains these coding sequences:
- a CDS encoding CoA transferase: MFMALQDVKVIDVSQVAAVPMCARHLADFGADVIHIESAKTGDSWRNLQAGAGGGPAGIPSDIPYNWEAYNRNKKSVALDLSKEAGRKIIYKLVENADVFVTNLRLSERKKFDLGYETLKKLNPRLIYGSVTGHGMKGPDKDMPAYDTTVYWARSGVNHLLTIPGMSGPNPRPAFGDNVAGLGLAFGVMAALYARDRIGEGQEVDISLLYTGVYQLTFDMAGALATGQDENEYRVQAFEGTEEERQRRDKLMAEAQEALRRLGDFYRERLPNPLANTYETRDGKLIRFNALQADRYWTKFCRLLGIEDLEHDPRFATMDARQENRKELYHIFREAFLSKTLAEWQPLISDLPGSPIQSLLDIVNDPQAEANSFFLPYDHPSYGLMRIMASPVNLSGTPASIRMPAPEFSQHTEEVLLEAGYTWEEIAQFKEEKVIP, from the coding sequence ATGTTTATGGCGCTTCAAGATGTCAAGGTCATTGACGTATCCCAGGTGGCGGCAGTCCCAATGTGCGCCCGCCACCTGGCTGACTTCGGGGCGGACGTTATCCATATCGAAAGCGCTAAAACCGGTGATTCATGGAGAAATCTTCAGGCCGGAGCCGGCGGCGGTCCGGCCGGAATACCATCCGATATCCCATACAACTGGGAGGCTTATAACCGTAATAAAAAGAGTGTGGCCCTTGACCTGTCTAAAGAGGCCGGCCGGAAAATCATCTATAAACTCGTGGAAAACGCTGATGTCTTCGTGACCAACTTGAGGCTGTCCGAGCGGAAAAAGTTTGACCTGGGATATGAAACACTAAAAAAGCTAAACCCGCGGCTGATTTATGGTTCCGTCACCGGACACGGCATGAAGGGTCCTGACAAAGACATGCCCGCTTATGACACCACCGTGTACTGGGCCAGGTCAGGGGTAAACCATCTGCTGACCATCCCTGGCATGTCCGGTCCCAATCCGCGCCCTGCTTTCGGGGACAACGTCGCCGGCCTGGGTCTGGCTTTCGGTGTAATGGCGGCTCTGTATGCCCGCGACAGGATCGGAGAGGGGCAGGAGGTGGATATATCGCTGCTTTATACCGGAGTCTACCAGCTTACCTTCGACATGGCGGGAGCGCTGGCGACCGGTCAGGATGAAAATGAATACCGAGTTCAGGCCTTTGAAGGGACGGAAGAAGAAAGACAACGCCGGGACAAACTCATGGCCGAAGCCCAGGAGGCCCTCAGGCGTCTCGGCGATTTCTACCGGGAGCGCCTTCCCAATCCCTTGGCCAACACCTATGAAACCAGGGATGGCAAGTTGATACGCTTCAACGCGCTCCAGGCCGACCGCTACTGGACAAAATTCTGCAGACTTCTCGGAATCGAAGACCTGGAGCATGACCCCAGGTTTGCGACGATGGACGCCAGGCAGGAGAACCGAAAGGAGCTGTATCATATTTTCAGGGAAGCGTTTTTGAGCAAAACCCTGGCTGAATGGCAGCCCCTGATCTCAGATTTACCGGGTTCGCCGATACAATCCCTCCTTGACATCGTGAATGATCCTCAGGCTGAGGCGAACAGTTTCTTCCTGCCGTATGACCACCCTAGTTACGGGCTGATGCGGATCATGGCCAGCCCGGTGAACCTGAGCGGGACACCGGCCTCGATCAGAATGCCCGCTCCGGAGTTCAGCCAGCATACCGAGGAGGTCCTGCTGGAGGCTGGTTACACCTGGGAGGAAATCGCCCAGTTTAAAGAGGAGAAAGTGATACCCTAG